One Aegilops tauschii subsp. strangulata cultivar AL8/78 chromosome 2, Aet v6.0, whole genome shotgun sequence genomic window, gcatcatcgcttgggccatcccaaccccgctgtcttagcttctatgcttagtgaatttaccataccatgtaatagggactctcataattctgtgttttgtgagtcttgtcaattaggcaaacatgtgcgtcttccctttagttcctctagttcttgtagcacttatccctttgaattaatacattgtgatttatggacctctctcattgcaagtgtttcgggttttaaatactaccttgttatcctagatgatttcacccactttgtctggacttttcctctacgtaacaaatccgaggtccattctcttttccttaattttcaacgctatgtgtctgttcacttcttcctcccaattcgctttatccaatgtgacaatggtcgcgagtttgataacattaaaaatcatactttcttcttacaacatggcatcctgcttaggttctcatgtccctacacatcccctcaaaatggtaaagcagaacgctctcttcgcaccctcaatgatatagttcgcactctcctcattcaatcatctatgcctcccaagttttgggctgaagccctacacatggccaccttccttctaaatattcgactttctaaaactaaacccaacactactccctattattccctctttctttcccaccccgactactccgcggttcgtgttttcggctgtctctgttttcccaatgcctacgccacttctgcaaataaattgtcaccacgctctatcccatgtgcttttctcggcttctctgacgagcacaaaggctatcgctgtctcgaccttcacaccggacacgttcatgtctctcgtcatgtcacgtttgctgagcacatttttcctttctcacaacgcactactacaccatccaacacccctagctccgcaaacaccccctctccccgtccttttCAACTATATACTCCActacctgccgaacacaacttatcaccaccaccattaacacccaccatagccaatcccaaccatacactcaccccacccgagacgtccccaacacccccggcccctactcccactccaccacccagccctactccttcgcccgactcttccgctgcgccggactcaccagtacccaccttaccccctcgtgctattcctacagcagccccgattaatgatcatcgcatgcgtactagggccaaatcaggatttcatcaaccccaagaccgcctaaaccttcatacctccgtatctctcacttctcttccaaagaattaccAAACTGCTCTCCTTGATCCCAATTaggccgctgccatgcaagaagaatataatgctttacttcaaaacaacacctgacaacttgttcctcgtcctcccaatacaaatattgtttctggcaaatggatttttcaccaaaagttccactccgatgggagcctctcacgatataaagccaggtgggtttgtcgtggcttttctcagcaacaaggaattgattacgaagaaaccttctctcctgttgttaaacctagcaccattcgcaccgttcttagtgttgctgtctcctcttcatggcccattcaccaacttgatgttaaaaatgctttcctccatggttcccttcaagaaactgtctactgccagcaacctctgggttttgaaaatccatcctttccaactcatgtatgtcttcttcagaaatctctctacagtcttaaacaggccccacgagcttggtttcaacgcttctcctccttcattcaaacaataggcttcactccatctctctccgacacctctctttttgtgtatcatcaaacttctgacactgcctatttacttctatatgtagatgatatcattcttaccgcctcctctcaaaagctcttagatcatattgtctctcttcttagatctgaattttctatgactgacctaggactccttcatcatttcttaggcattgctgttgttcgagattcctccagcctttttctttcccaacgccagtatattcttgatcttcttaatcgtgctggtatgcttgactgtcaatcatctcgcactcctgtcgatactagttttaaactttcggctaccggtgaacccttttccgatcctactctctatcgtagcctaacaggtgctctccaatatctcaccattactcgtcctgaaatatcttttgctgttcaacaaacatgtctctatatgcatgatccccgggttcctcactataatcatgttaaacgcattcttcggtatttaaaaggaactctcaatcatggtctccacctcaataattcttctccaaactcgcttaccgcatactctgatgcagactgggctggttgtcctgacactcgaaggtccacttccggtttttgtgtttttcttggtaacaatttgacttcttggtcttcgaaaagacaggttacagtctcacgttcgtcggccgaggctgagtatcacgctgtggcacatgccgttgcagatacaatctggattcggcagttactctccgagctacacaggcctattgagcaggccactattgtctactgtgacaacatatcagcagtctacatgaccagcaatccagttcaacaccgacgcacaaagcatattgagattgatattcattttgttcgtgaaaaggttgctcttggtcaggttcggatgcttcatgttccctctacggctcagtttgctgacattttcaccaaggcactgcctactaagccgtttcaagatatctgtttcagtctcaacgtcgtcgagcctgccgttgatactacgggggatgttagagtagtcattatggtatacgacttctagtccaagtcagttttgtatccctaccccaagtcggtttgtaccctcttatatactcttgtatgccgcaccaaatcatcaataagcaacagttttattcagctttcaatAACTCAAGACCGATACTTAGGAAATGGAGACGCTCTTGTACTAGCTTTCACTTCGTGCCTTCGTTGTTAAGCGATTGTTTACTTTTGCAAATATGTGAAATCCCAAGTTTGGAAAAATGTTTTGAACTAAATTACTTTATAAGATGAATCGAAAGATGCAACGAGGTCGGCTGACAGCATATACGGCGAGCAGAAACGGAGGGGTCATCGACGAGGGAGAGAGGAGTTGTTGAGTGGCTACTGGCAAGCTGGTAGCAGCAGTTCAGTGAGGGTGGACTATTTATACACGGTGACCCTGACGGAGCTTATCAGGAGCTCATGGATGGTTCCGAAGTGATTGGGGAAGAAAGCGGTAAAGACAAGGAGTAGCAACGTCTTTGTGACGGGATCATACATGGTAGTAAGATGCAGTGGTTAGCCCTCTTGACGCCCCGTGAAGTATTTTCTTTCTTGGCTCCTGGGTGTTTTCAAGCCATGTCCCTTTGCTCGCCTTGATCCCATGTACACGGCATGACACGTTAGGACAAATCTAAGCTATGGTGGTATGGCCACTGCCACACACTTGTGCACCTTTCGCTCTAAGCCTCTAACCACACATTTATTCTTACAAGCTCACTATCTCGAAAGCCCTGCATATCACCATCTAGTATAAAAGTACCTATTACAGAGCCTCATCAGTAAAATCATCTCTCTGCTGAAAAGATTTTGGCACCCCATAAGCTCTCATCCATATACTATAAAAAGCTTGCAAGCAGCTCCAGACGTTGCTGTGATTTCAACAATTCTAGTGACAAACTGCACTTGCCTTCAGCCCCAAAGGATGTTGACGACAAGAGACTTGTTTCCAGAATCCTTTGTTTTCCACTGACCACCGACCTTTTGAAAAGCCACTCCCCAAGCTTGCCGCTGATCATCCCATGCTGATTTTCTCCCTGACTGTCCTACAAGCCCTTGTCTACGCATCCCACAAGCTTGGCCATTGGACTGGCCCTGTTTAACTTGGAGCACTTTTCAGATGCATGCAAATTTCTTCTCCCACACTGTATACAGAACAACTCTTCAGTACAGCAGATGGTACTCTAGTTTTAGGACTATATGGTTCTCCCTTAGCCGTTGATGTTAGTTTCATTGTCAGGCGTAGCGCTTTGTGGCTTGATGGAACTTAGCTGGGATCACGTACTGCATTTTATTCGGAgaacgtactccctccgttcctaaatataagtctttttagagattccaatacgaaatggtgaatctatactctaaaatataggaacagagggagtacattttAATAAAAATGATCAGATGGCCGAGTTGGTCTAAGGCGCCAGATTAAGGCTCTGGTCCGAAAGGGCGTGGGTTCAAATCCCACTCTGGTCATATTAGTTTTTTGTTGTTCTAAAAAATAATAGAGAAATAAGAGACACACAATTTTTTTCCTATCGAAATCAATCGTGCGCCGATCAATGCATCAGATACATGCATTTTTTTTTCGAGTGATCAGGGATATGCATTGACCAGCTACTAAATCAAGTCGGCATAAAAGCAATTCTCAGTCTTGATTTCTTGAACTAAGAAAGATGCATAACCAAAcaaaagagggggggggggggggatgaacCTGCGGAGGCGCCTGAGCATGGCAATTCTCAGTCTTGATTTCTTGAACTAAGAAAGATGCATAACCAAAcaaaagagggggggggggggggatgaacCTGCGGAGGCGCCTGAGCATGGCGCAACCGGGACCCGAGGACCCAGATTCCTGAAGATAACTCGATGTGCCTTTTCATGGTGCAGCAATTACAAATAGTCGGTCTTGAAATAATGCATATATCCTTGGGAAGCATCAGTACAATGATTTTATGCATTCAAGGAAGAAAGTTCAGCAGACGAAGAAGAGGCAACGCAAGCATTGGTTAGCTACTGCTTCATACAAGGATCAGACCACTCACCCACATACTACTACAGAGAGTAATTCCTACTAGGCCTGAGGCTGCAGAGGCCAGCTACAATTTTTTTCCTATCGAAATCAATCGTGCGCCGATCAATGCATCAGATACATGCATTTTTTTTTCGAGTGATCAGGGATATGCATTGACCAGCTACTAAATCAAGTCGGCATAAAAGCAATTCTCAGTCTTGATTTCTTGAACTAAGAAAGATGCATAACCAAAcaaaagaggggggggggggggggggggggatgaacCTGCGGAGGCGCCTGAGCATGGCAATTCTCAGTCTTGATTTCTTGAACTAAGAAAGATGCATAACCAAAcaaaagaggggggggggggatgaaCCTGCGGAGGCGCCTGAGCATGGCGCAACCGGGACCCGAGGACCCAGATTCCTGAAGATAACTCGATGTGCCTTTTCATGGTGCAGCAATTACAAATAGTCGGTCTTGAAATAATGCATATATCCTTGGGAAGCATCAGTACAATGATTTTATGCATTCAAGGAAGAAAGTTCAGCAGACGAAGAAGAGGCAACGCAAGCATTGGTTAGCTACTGCTTCATACAAGGATCAGACCACTCACCCACATACTACTACAGAGAGTAATTCCTACTAGGCCTGAGGCTGCAGAGGCGCCGGAGCTTGGCGCAACCGGGAGCAGACGACGGAGAGCAGCCCGACCGCCGACGCCGCAGCGAGAGCCCCGCCGGCGCATGCCGTCCCGTCGGCGGCGAGCTGGTACGACGCGCACACGGGCGCGGCGACGAGGTCCGCGATTAGCGCGGAGGACGCCGCTCCGACGGCGGCCAACGCGAGCAGCCACTGGAACGCGGTCAGGACGACCAGGAGCCTGACGtcggccggcgggggcggcggctgctgctgctCATACTTCAGCCAGCACGACTCGGCCAGCAGCAGGAACGCACCAACTGGGACGCccaccagcagcagcagcatgcATAACCTCCTGAAAAATTCGAATAATTTGTCATGCGTTTGGTGTGACGAGAGCCAGCCGTCGATCCATCCGCGAAAATACATACTGGGAAAGATTATAGTACGACGGAAATGTGCTTAACTGGTGTGGGTCCTCGAGAGTGAACTGGATCACGCCTGGGACGCAGTCCTGCGCGAGGACGGCCAAGACAAACGccgtgatgtcgagggcgaggcTGCCGCCGCTGCACACGACGATGAGCCACCCTTCAGCAGCCATATGACCGAACCAACCTAGCTGGAAGCGAGTGTGAGACGGCGAGCCCTACCCTTTCCACCCTTGCTTGCAGTCTTGGTTACAAGTTGTTGGCAAACACATGGATCGCTTGGGTGTGTCGAGCCCTGTTGAAGCCCCGGGTGCTGAGGTGTTTCCTTTCTTGGCTCCTGGGTGTTTTCAAGCCATGCACCTCTGTTCACCTTGATCCGGTATACCTCCTCAGTTGATTTACTCATCGTGGTAttagttcaaatttaaactaaAACCACAACGAGTAaatcggaacggagggagtacgtgaCAACGTACATGATGGTTAGTGGGCTGGACTAGCCGGTAGAACAAATCTAGCTATGACCACTGCCACACTTGTTCTAACCTTTCGCTCTTTTCTTCACATTGAATGTTTGTGAGCTGCACATCAACGTTGAGCTGCACACGGTGTAATTGTGTGAACATATGACAATAATGTGAATTACTTTGTTcagtcaaaaacgctcttatattatgggacggagggagcaTTTCTGAAGCACGGCAACGGCTCTGCAGTTCACTTTACCCCGAAACAAAGTCGTGGAGGTCGATTCATCCATTTTTACCTTTGTGCAACCAGCATTCCATGCAAGCAACAAGATTTATTTTTCAGGAAAGTTTGAATTCATTTTTTTCTCAAAATTTCGCACAATGATCAAGTGACACTTTTCAGATTTCCTCGTTCAAGCGATTTACCACTAGGCATGGACACCAAGAATCTACGGCAGGGAATGAACTCCTGTTAGCTTGGTCTATGATAAAATGGTGACCAGATGTTTCAGAGTTAGAAGAGAGCATCAAACATATAATAAACAGGGGGGACTAGAGCAAAGTCTTTCCCCCTAATCTCCACCAACGATTTTGTGGATTTGCCTCCTCACTGCATATCGCTATGAGGCCAGTGGCGACTTTGTGCCTCGGCTCTGGCTAGTAGATAGGTTAGGATTTTAGTCCTCATTTCCTCACAAGAGCGGCGCTCGGGCGGATGGCGACGCTTAATTTTCGAGGTTGGTCTTTCAGGCTCTGATCCTCCTCGAGTTTGTTTATCAGGATGGATTAGACGGAGCTCTAGTGTAAATTTACATCGGCTCCTATGGGCGACGAGGTTATGGTTTCTCACTGTGTGTATGAGACGGACAAATTTTGTTCAAATTCTTTGATCGATTCAAGGTTCAACAGTGACCGCTACGTTCCTATACATTGGTCTAAGGGTTACGTGCACACAGACTTCTCGACTGACTCGACAAGGTCATACCGGCGAGGCCGCTGCGTCACCACATCTCTGTTACAGTGTTGATCTTGCCGCCTTCTTACACTGACACCACATCACTGTGTGTAGAAAATCCTTACTTGAGGATAAATGAATAGATTGGGGGAGAATGCATCTGGTGCACGCGTAGTTGCGGTGCAATCGGTGCATTGACAACCGATTAAGATGTTCCCCGTCTCGGTGACGAGGTGGGCGAACACCGTGAGACCGCCGGCGCCCGCGGCGCGCTCTCAGAAGAGCTGGCCCACGTTCTCCGTCTCGGCGACGAGGTGGGCGAAGCGGAGATAACGTCCGTGAACGCCCGCTCCTCCGACGCGTTGGACGCGTGCCCATGGCGCAAGCCGTCGATGCCCCGGAACTCGAGCCGGGGCGCTTCGCCCACCTCGTCGTTGAGATGGGCCATGAACACCGACTCCTCCGGCGTGTCAGACGCGTGCCCACGGCCTGAGTCATTGATGCCTCAGAACTCAAGCCGGGGAGCTCCGCCCGCCTCGTCGTCGTGCGCGGAGATATCTGGCATGAACTCCGGCTCCTCCAGCGTGAAGGGCCCGTACCTACGCCATGTGTCGTCGATGCCTCGGAGCATGAGCCGGGTCAGCCctacctcgccgtcgccgcccgctgcAGCGCCTCCAGAAACGACGAGCAGAACAACGAGCAGAAACGGCGCGGCCATCGCGTTGGCACGACTGCACTCAGAGCGCGTGAGAGAAGGGAGTTGCTGAGTGGCTGCTGGCTATGGCTAGCTAGGCTGGTAGTTGCAGTGCAGTGCAGGGGGTGTGGCCGCGAGGGTGGGGTATTTGTACACGGTGAAGGTGGCTGTCAGGCATAGGAATGGAGAGGTAGGAGCTCCATGGTGCGGAAGGGAGCGAGGAAGAAAGGAATAAAGGCGAAGGCGATACGTGTCGATCGCCCATAGGGTAGGGGATATCAAGTTATCTTCCTCGTAACATAATGCCGTCCAGCCGTTGCCACAACAATTTTGTCGGTGTGTCTTGATATACTTAAGGTTActctagggtttagggtttagggaaCGTGAAATGACTAACGCTATTCCTTCCTAATTAAGGTCGATCAGCACATTGTGATGCATCCATCACCAAAATAGTGTTGGGCTAAGTTCCTCCATATGGAGGTGTGTTGGCAGCCCAACATCAGCCCATAAGTCTAACACATGTCAGTCGTTGATCTTCGCTGCATCCAACGGTTGTGAGTGCTTCCAAGGGAAGTGAAGCAAGGAGAAAACCCTAGCCACTTCACTCCTGCTAGTGGTGACTGCCATTCGTGAGAGCGTGAGAGAGAATACACAAGAGAAACCACAACCtaagagagaggaagaagaagaagaagaagaagaagaagaagaagaagaagaagaagaggttCTGTCCAGATTTGCTGCATCTGACTAGACAGTGTTCAAGCTGGTGGTTGGAGGCTCAAACGTGCTTGGATCGACTCCAAACTTGGGTAGGCAAACGATGTCCGATTGAGCTAAAATTTGAAGGGGATGTCAAGAACTAATGTGTCTACTTGTCTGCCAAATTTGGTGTTGTTTAGTTCAGCGATTTAAGAGCAGTTTGCAAAACACTTAAGGATACAGAAACTGTGTTAACTCTGTTTTGCTGAAATCTTGCctcttgtggttgttgttgttgttgccggTTGGCAACGTGAAGTGTGTGTTGTAAATATCTCTATAGGTTCTAGAGAAGACTTTGTACTCATCATTCTCACAGTGAAGTTGTGTGGACCGGTCGGTCCACAACGGTGGTTTTTTACTCCTCAAGTTGAGGAGGTTTTTCCACGTTAAATCCTATGTCACATGTGCATGTTGTTTGTGTTATTCCGCTGTTTACTTGTTGGTTGAAGCTGTCCTTAAAGTTCATCACAAATGAAAGGGGTTGTGTAGTGTGTATGTGTTGGTGAATTTGTGCAGCTCATTGGTGCTCTCCAGTCCCAACAAATAGTGCACACGACATCACAATGTTACTTCTCCTGGAGCACTAACAATGCATGCATGGACTGCATTAACTTGTACATGTGAATGAAATGAGATGTGGAGTACTAGCGGCGCATGGAGAGCCCCATCCATGCACGGTAGCAACAACTAAAGGCGAGTGAAAACATGTAACGCGGGCTCAGGGCCGGTCCTGAGATTTTGGGGGCCCGGGGCAAGACAAAAAATTGGGGCCCCCCTAATATATATAACCAGTAATACTTTAATGCAACCAATTTTGATACTATTTTCGTTCAATACTTTCTACATATTATTCTAGAAGTTTCTTCTAGAATCCCGCTGGCCATCCGGAACCTAGTAGTAAGGCCATGATTCGTGTCAAGAGATCAGTCATTCTTCTGTAGGCGAAACATGTTAGACATCCGTTTATCTTGAGAAACATTCGAATAACTAGGCTACAGAACGACTAAGCAAGTCAAGGAGAACAATATATATAAGATCTTGTCTCTTAAAATAAAGTCCTGCGTGGCTGCGTCCATGTACTCGAGCTGCCGGCGGCCAGCGACTTTTGATCTAAAATTCGGGACCAGGGAACAGAGAATAGGGCAGTGGATTAGGGATGCGATCTCACGTCGCAAGAGTTACGCCGTGATTGCGTGCGTACATCAATGTGGGCCTAGTTTTGTTTACTTGAGCTAATTCGTTTCGGGAGAAGAAAGTAATGAATTCCTGATTGCGTACTTGCGCCTAGGCTGCTACCTCTTTCCTTTGTTTGAGCTAATTTCATTTCAGGAAATGATATGGGCCTATGGGCTATATTCGTACCACATCTGGGAGGGGGCCCCTGGATTTCGGGGGCCCGGGGCAGCCGCCCCCCCGCCCCCCATCCGGGCCGGGCCTGCGCGGGCTCTCACAGGCGTAACCCAAAGCAGAAAAGTTTGTTGAGGGCGGAGCCACGTTATCGCTTCCGGTGTCACTGGCACCGGGTAAAGTAGGTGCTTACCTTATACATAGTCCTGATTTTTGGGCTGGACACCGGTAATTATTGGACCTGGACACCGGCCAGCCCAGACAAACACAGGCGAGGCAGTGCAGCCCAGCTATAAATTAATCGATCCCTGGTCCTGTACGTGCGCGTGTTGAAAAAAAAACTATCGATCCCCATACGGCTGTACCCTACCTGTAGGTGCGCCTGTTCGGTTGCTCGTTGGCTCGGCTTCTGCGCTTCAACCCTCACAGCGCCGCCGTTCTCAGCCCTTCTCCGTCGCGCGGCCAGCCGCCGGTCCGCCGAGCCGCCGTTGTTCAAGCATCGCTAGCCGGCCACCTCTACCCTCTTCCCACTCAGGGATTGTTGGAAATTCGAGGTACGTCTCAACTCTCAACTCAGCACTTGGTAATTGCTGATCTCTCTCAAATCTGAAATCTCTATTCAACTGTGTGtaggaatttcattttttttaatttctgtttTTCTAATTGTAAGGCTAGGGTCTTAAAATTTGAAGGTATTTGGGGACAATTCGCTGCGATTCATATATAACTAGGGGAGGATTATTTTTGTGACAGCAATGAGGCACAATGTCGAGTAAGTTTAGGTCCCTAATCGTATCATTCAATCAATACGTTTTGTTTATTGTTTCTATTCTTGCATATGCAAACACAAATAATGTAACTCGTACATTTTTGCTAATACAATAATAATTAATCACAGGAGAATTTATGGAAAGGTTTAAAAAAAAGTGAAGACCTCGGCATAAGATGATATAAC contains:
- the LOC120975018 gene encoding uncharacterized protein isoform X1, which produces MCLPTTCNQDCKQGWKGGGSLALDITAFVLAVLAQDCVPGVIQFTLEDPHQRLCMLLLLVGVPVGAFLLLAESCWLKYEQQQPPPPPADVRLLVVLTAFQWLLALAAVGAASSALIADLVAAPVCASYQLAADGTACAGGALAAASAVGLLSVVCSRLRQAPAPLQPQA
- the LOC120975018 gene encoding uncharacterized protein isoform X2 — its product is MAAEGWLIVVCSGGSLALDITAFVLAVLAQDCVPGVIQFTLEDPHQRLCMLLLLVGVPVGAFLLLAESCWLKYEQQQPPPPPADVRLLVVLTAFQWLLALAAVGAASSALIADLVAAPVCASYQLAADGTACAGGALAAASAVGLLSVVCSRLRQAPAPLQPQA